The window GCCATCGAGCGCCGCTTGGCGCGCGCCCGCACCGAAATCGCCGCCAAAGACGAATTCGACCGGCAAGTCGCCAACGACGACCTAGGGAACGCCCTGCACCAGCTCGAGACCGCCATTTTTGAGGGCGCTCCCTGCTAGCAGGGTTGCCCCTGCCGCGCTCAGCTGCTAACCCCGGCTGGCAGGTAGCGCTCGATCACCTCGCGGTACTCGCTTTTTTGCTTGACGCCGCGCAGTACCGGCTCGAGCAGTTCCCGATCGCGAAAAAACTGCACGGTGGGCGTTCCGGCCACTTGGGCTGCCTCGGCGATATCGGGATCCTCGGCAATATCGACCTCGACAAAGTGGATCCGACCCTCAAACTCGTCCACGACCTTGTCCAGGATGGGCGAGAGGCGCCGGCAGAGGCCGCAGCTGGGCGAGACGTATTTGACCATAATGACGCGATCGCTCTCGTGGAACAGCCGGCGCAGGGCGTAGCCGCCGCGATGGCGCGTCTGGGCAATGTCGAAGGTCTCGGCGGTGTCGTTAGCCGGTTCTTGGCCCACCTCGGACGGCTGCGATTCGGGGGGTGCCTGGGCTGATTGGGCAGCGCCCTGATGGTACTCGGTCGCCAACTGGTTGGCCGAGAGCCAGCGCTCGGCTAGCATGGCAGCCTGGCAGCCCGTCCCGGCCGCCGTTACGGCCTGGCGGAACTCGCGATCCTGCACGTCACCGGCGGCGTAGACCCCCTCAACGCTGGTCTCGACCGAGTCGGGCTTGGTAACGATGTGCCCGGTTTCGTCCAGCTCGATCTGGCCCTCGAACAGCGCGGTATTGGGGCGATGGCCGATGGCGTAGAACAACCCGCCCACGTGCATGTCGCGCTCTTCACCGGTCACCGTGCTGCGGATCCGGACGCCCTCGAGCTGGCTGCCGCTCCCGAAGACATCGACCGGTTGCGTGCTCCAGTGGACCGTAATGTTGGGATTGTTGAAAACGCGATCCTGCAGCGTCTTGCTGGCGCGCATGGCTTCCCGCCGCACCAGCAGGTGGACGTGGGCGGCGTACTTGGTCAAAAAGACTGACTCTTCGGCAGCCGAGTCACCACCGCCAACCACTGCAATTTCGGCATTTTGAAAGACCGGCGAGGCACCATCGCAGGTCGCGCACGCCGAGATGCTTTTGCTCCAGAATTGCTCCTCAGATGGCAGGTGCAAGCGCTTGGCCGTAGCGCCGGTGGCAATAATGATGCTGTGGGCTCGGAACTCGCGTTCGTGCGAGCGCACGAGGAATGGGCGCTGGCTGAGATCGACGTAGGTAACGTCTTCGGTATAGTATTCGGCGCCCCAGCGGGCCGCTTGCGCCCGCATGTTTTCCATCAGTTCGGGGCCGGTGGTTCCTTGTGGGAAGCCCGGGTAATTCTCCACCTCATCGGTTGTCATCAGCTGCCCGCCCGGCAGCATGTAGCCCTCGAACATAACGGGCTTGAGGTTGGCCCGGCCCGCGTACAGGGCGGCCGTGTAGCCAGCTGGCCCGGAGCCAATAATGGCGACATTCTCCGCGTTCGCACCTGCCATACCGAAATAAACTCATAACGACTTCGCAAAAATTATTATAGCGGCTGCTGCCGGCGGGCGTTTACAGCAGCGGCAGTTGCCCTGGCGACGGCGACTCGGCGGTATCGGTTCCGGCAGCACTGCCATCGGCCTCGCCTTCAAGTAGGGTTTGCGCCGCTGCCAGCAGTTCCTGGGAGATGTCTTGCAGGTCGTCGCGGTTGGCAACGTAGGTTTTGAGCGCCTCGAGCGGATCCAGGCTCGTTCCCACGCCCAGCTCGGGGACGCGGGGGCGCGCAAGCTGGCTGACGGGTTGGGGGCGAATGGTGTGGCTGTGGGCGCTGGCTAGGGCTTCGTGCAGCGCTGCGTTGTCCACCGCTTCCAGCTGTTCGGGGCGCAGCTTGTAGCTGAGCCGCACCACCGCATTGGCGATGGACTGCTTGCCAATGGCTGCCAACAGGGCCGCTTGCGGATCCTCGCATTCGGAGACATCCACCTCGATGGTGCGAAACGGGCGCGCCGAGAGCGGACAAAATTCCCAAGCAGCGCGGCCTTTCTCCAGCTCCAGCAGCACGTAGCCTTTGCGCTCGCGTTCCTCGCTAAAGTCCACGCGCTCGATGCTGCCGGGGTAGATGATGGGTGGATCGTTGCTGGGGTTGAGGTTCTGGTGGCAGTGGACGTGCCCCAGCGCCACGTAGTCGAGCTCGGGGCGGGCGAATAGCTCCACCGGCAGCGTAAAGCCCTTGCCGACGGCCAAAAAACGCTCGGCACCCAGGCTGGCGCGATCGGCCATCACGTGGCCCAGCAGGACCGCGGGCACTTGGGGATGCAGGCGCCGAATCTCGGCCTCTAGAACCGGCCTGAGGCGCTGCACGAGCAGCTCGTTGACCTCGGGCAGCGACAGGCCTTCGGTTTCCGGGCGCGCTAGCAGGGCCGAGCGCGTCAACCAGGGCAAGGTGATGACCTGCACGTCGCCGCTGCGCGTGCTCAGGCGGTGCGTGGCGATCGCGTCGCCAACCGTCACGCCGGGGATGCCCAAGGTGCGGTAGAGGCTCAGGCTGGCACTCCCGCCGCCTTGGGCGTACTGATCGTGGTTGCCCACCAACAGCACCGCCGGAATGCCGGCATCTACCAGCCGCCGGAACTCGCCGGCAAAGGCCTGCTGTACGTGGGGGGGTGGCGTGGCGTCGGGAAAGGCATCGCCGCCGAACAACACCAGATCCACGGGCTCGGCGAGCGCGCGATCGACGCAGCTGCGCAGGGCAGCCGTAAAATCCTCAATTCGGGTATTGAGGCCGGTCTCGGGGTTGATGCGACCGTGGCTCAGGCCGCTTCCCAGATGCACGTCGGCCAGGTGGAGGATTTTGGGCATGGTGGGGGCTTGCGAGCCGCTGGGCGCAGGCTAGCTCACAGATGGATGCCGCATTCGGTTTTGCCCAGGCCGCGCCAGCGACCGGCCCGCTCGCTCTCGCCCGGGTTGACCGGCGTGGTGAGCGGCTCGTCGCCAATGCTGAGATAGCCGCGGTCGTGCAGCGGATTGTAGAGAACGTCGTTGTTCATGACGTAGGTCCAGCTGTCTTGGCTGGTCCAACGCGCGAGGGGATTGATCTTGAGCCGCTCGCGATCGTCGAGCTCTAGGACAGGCATGTTGGCTCGCGTGGGCGCTTGATCGCGCCGGCGGCCGGTAATCCAGGCCAGGGTTCCCAACTCGCTCAACCCGCGCTGCAGAGGTTCGACCTTAGTGAGCTCGTGAAAGCGCGAAACGTCGCTCTCCCACAGCGCTTCGCCGTACTGCTGCGCGAATTCGGCCCGCGAGTTGGCATGGAGGTTTTTGTAAGTGCGCAGGTCCAGACCGTAGGCCTCTCGGGTGCGCTCGACAAAGCTCAGCGTTTCCTCAAAGTGGTGGAGCGTGTCGAGAAACAGCACCGGCACCGGCCGCTGCAGCTCGCGATAGAGCATGTGCGTGATGGCCATGTCATCGGCGTTAAAGGCGCTCGATTGCACCAAACCGGTCGGTACGGTCTCGCTGGCCCAAGCCAGAATGTCGCGCGGATGGGCTTGCTCGAGCTGCTGATTGAGTGCTGCCAGATCCAGGTGGTCCCAATTGGCGCTAGTGCGGACGGATTGAGTCATAGTGGCGTTGCTCGGCGGTTGAAACGTTACGGCCAATCTAGATTGTAGCCCATAAAGGCCCGTAACCCGACCGGGGAACCGGATTTTTGCAGCGCTCGCTACCATGCCCTTATACCAATTTGAGCAGTGGATGCACGCTTTTCAAAGAATATGACTCCCATATTGAGGAAGTTTTGGAAGTCGCAATCTAGTGCACAAGCCACGAGAATTGGTATTAGCAGTCCCAGAAGGCGCTAGTTGCACCTGATTTTGTATACCAAGCCCGGCTGCCATCTCTGCGAGGGCCTGCAGGAGAAACTGGCTCAAGTGCGGGCCCTTCCGCTGGAGCTCGAGGTTCGCGACATTACCACCTGCCAGCGCTGGTGGGAAGCCTACCAGTACGAGGTTCCGGTGCTATGCCGCCAGCGCGATGGCTGCGAAGCCCCCCTGCCGCGCCCTTCGCCGCGCGCATCCGTCCGGCATTTGGAAGCCTGGCTGCAACGGTTGCAGCAGCCACAAGACTAGGCCTCTGAAGCTTCTTGGACGGCCGGCTCGCTCGCCAGCGCGCGCT of the Cyanobacteria bacterium QS_8_64_29 genome contains:
- a CDS encoding phosphoadenosine phosphosulfate reductase, producing MTQSVRTSANWDHLDLAALNQQLEQAHPRDILAWASETVPTGLVQSSAFNADDMAITHMLYRELQRPVPVLFLDTLHHFEETLSFVERTREAYGLDLRTYKNLHANSRAEFAQQYGEALWESDVSRFHELTKVEPLQRGLSELGTLAWITGRRRDQAPTRANMPVLELDDRERLKINPLARWTSQDSWTYVMNNDVLYNPLHDRGYLSIGDEPLTTPVNPGESERAGRWRGLGKTECGIHL
- the trxB gene encoding thioredoxin-disulfide reductase: MAGANAENVAIIGSGPAGYTAALYAGRANLKPVMFEGYMLPGGQLMTTDEVENYPGFPQGTTGPELMENMRAQAARWGAEYYTEDVTYVDLSQRPFLVRSHEREFRAHSIIIATGATAKRLHLPSEEQFWSKSISACATCDGASPVFQNAEIAVVGGGDSAAEESVFLTKYAAHVHLLVRREAMRASKTLQDRVFNNPNITVHWSTQPVDVFGSGSQLEGVRIRSTVTGEERDMHVGGLFYAIGHRPNTALFEGQIELDETGHIVTKPDSVETSVEGVYAAGDVQDREFRQAVTAAGTGCQAAMLAERWLSANQLATEYHQGAAQSAQAPPESQPSEVGQEPANDTAETFDIAQTRHRGGYALRRLFHESDRVIMVKYVSPSCGLCRRLSPILDKVVDEFEGRIHFVEVDIAEDPDIAEAAQVAGTPTVQFFRDRELLEPVLRGVKQKSEYREVIERYLPAGVSS
- a CDS encoding glutaredoxin family protein, producing the protein MHLILYTKPGCHLCEGLQEKLAQVRALPLELEVRDITTCQRWWEAYQYEVPVLCRQRDGCEAPLPRPSPRASVRHLEAWLQRLQQPQD
- a CDS encoding exonuclease sbcCD subunit D codes for the protein MPKILHLADVHLGSGLSHGRINPETGLNTRIEDFTAALRSCVDRALAEPVDLVLFGGDAFPDATPPPHVQQAFAGEFRRLVDAGIPAVLLVGNHDQYAQGGGSASLSLYRTLGIPGVTVGDAIATHRLSTRSGDVQVITLPWLTRSALLARPETEGLSLPEVNELLVQRLRPVLEAEIRRLHPQVPAVLLGHVMADRASLGAERFLAVGKGFTLPVELFARPELDYVALGHVHCHQNLNPSNDPPIIYPGSIERVDFSEERERKGYVLLELEKGRAAWEFCPLSARPFRTIEVDVSECEDPQAALLAAIGKQSIANAVVRLSYKLRPEQLEAVDNAALHEALASAHSHTIRPQPVSQLARPRVPELGVGTSLDPLEALKTYVANRDDLQDISQELLAAAQTLLEGEADGSAAGTDTAESPSPGQLPLL